Genomic window (Ictalurus furcatus strain D&B chromosome 26, Billie_1.0, whole genome shotgun sequence):
CTCAGTGTTGAGAGAGTAAACAGTAGCTTACTTTTGCTAACAATTTCTTGGTATTCCACAGTTCACCAGCTAGAATTACAATTATAGCTCTTCCATCTTTCACTTCTGTGTTTTTTCTCACTTGGTCTTTAGTTAGCAGGAGCTGCGGCTGTGGTCATTGGCATTTTGGCAAAAACGCATGCACTTGGAGTGCTGATGACCATTAAAGACAATGCCACAGATGTAGTGGGTCTGTCTAATGCTAGCTACGTGCTGATCGCTGTTGGGGCCGTACTCGCCCTCATGGGCTTCCTGGGCTTCCTGAGCTTCCTGGGCGTCTGTAAATCCGACTCCCAGAATAAGCGCAAGCTTCTGATTGTGAGTGACCTCTGACCCTGGTTTTCAATCACTCTTTTCTGTGAAAAATTTGCATCTTACCCCAAATGTAGTCAGACACCAAGGGTATGTTTAGTGTCGGATGTTTGACACTGGAGCTAAGAAGATAATGAAGCTAACAAATCTATCTCAGCCACAATCTCTTCAAGCGACACAAAGCCAaaattttacttcatttatttctacTTCAAATGACATCATTGTGTTATGTCATTGAAATTTTAAAACCACAATTTGTAGCTCAAAGCTCAAACTTCACTAAGGTAGGACGTAGAACTagttgtccaagatggctgccctgATAATATTCCAGTATTCAGCTACATAGAAAAGTTCTGATCATTCCTATACAGCTGCcgtaagaacaaaaacaacaacatttagtTTTTGTATGACACTAAACATACAGCATCTTGGCTGATGGCTACATTTGGGGTGtgtaagcatttatttatttattaagtatttATCTCATATTCAATGTGACATGTCCTTACAGTTTTTCATCATCATGCTCATTGTGTTGATCATGGAGGTGGTTGCAGCAGTGTACATTCTGTTTCACAAATCTAAGGTAAGAGCAATGATCCTGAATATATAGTAGATTATTGTGTACACTCAAGCATACACAAGCATAACTGTATCTAGATCAAGGATCTCCAGTATCTATACCAAAAGGTGTGCTGGGCAGATTTTAATCCCAGTCTCAACTACGTACGaaagaattctgaccaattccAGGTTATCATTTTTGCTTCACCTTTCTACGATATTTCCCAAAATAACCGGCGTTCCCAGGTGGCCTTCCTTTGTCccgtgagcttcatatctgaccgtCTGCTCTCGCATATTGGGTCCATCAGGATCTCAGAAGATGTACACCTCTACTGTAGGCCCCATGCTGTACCATATATTCtgtcttttaaaaattaaataattaacattagcatttttttttctttgaaacagAACATGAGCTGgaatatgaaacagaataaCAATTTTATAGCAGGTTCATTTTTGGAAATATATTCTCATTGTATTTCAAGAAAGTTCCACAAAGTATCAGTTTCTATAAAGCTATAAATTCCC
Coding sequences:
- the LOC128602341 gene encoding tetraspanin-1-like, whose product is MSLKGILKIFMIIFNSAIFLAGAAAVVIGILAKTHALGVLMTIKDNATDVVGLSNASYVLIAVGAVLALMGFLGFLSFLGVCKSDSQNKRKLLIVSDL